Proteins encoded by one window of Leopardus geoffroyi isolate Oge1 chromosome X, O.geoffroyi_Oge1_pat1.0, whole genome shotgun sequence:
- the KDM5C gene encoding lysine-specific demethylase 5C isoform X17, with protein MEPGSDDFLPPPECPVFEPSWAEFRDPLGYIAKIRPIAEKSGICKIRPPADWQPPFAVEVDNFRFTPRIQRLNELEPEPTEEDIEKNPELKKLQIYGAGPKMMGLGLMAKDKTLRKKDKEGPECPPTVVVKEESGGDVKVESTSPKTFLESKEEMSHSPEPCTKMTMRLRRNHSNAQFIESYVCRMCSRGDEDDKLLLCDGCDDNYHIFCLLPPLPEIPKGVWRCPKCVMAECKRPPEAFGFEQATREYTLQSFGEMADSFKADYFNMPVHMVPTELVEKEFWRLVNSIEEDVTVEYGADIHSKEFGSGFPVSDSKRHLTPEEEEYATSGWNLNVMPVLEQSVLCHINADISGMKVPWLYVGMVFSAFCWHIEDHWSYSINYLHWGEPKTWYGVPSLAAEHLEEVMKKLTPELFDSQPDLLHQLVTLMNPNTLMSHGVPVVRTNQCAGEFVITFPRAYHSGFNQGYNFAEAVNFCTADWLPAGRQCIEHYRRLRRYCVFSHEELICKMAACPEKLDLNLAAAVHKEMFIMVQEERRLRKALLEKGITEAEREAFELLPDDERQCIKCKTTCFLSALACYDCPDGLVCLSHINDLCKCSSSRQYLRYRYTLDELPAMLHKLKVRAESFDTWANKVRVALEVEDGRKRSLEELRALESEARERRFPNSELLQQLKNCLSEAEACVSRALGLVSGQEAGPHRVAGLQMTLAELRAFLDQMNNLPCAMHQIGDVKGILEQVEAYQAEAREALASLPSSPGLLQSLLERGQLLGVEVPEAQQLQRQVEQARWLDEVKRTLAPSARRGTLAVMRGLLVAGASVAPSPAVDKARAELQELLTIAERWEEKAHLCLEARQKHPPATLEAIIHEAENIPVHLPNIQALKEALAKARAWIADVDEIQNGDHYPCLDDLEGLVAVGRDLPVGLEELRQLELQVLTAHSWREKASKTFLKRNSCYTLLEVLCPCADAGSDSTKRSRWMEKELGLYKSDTELLGLSAQDLRDPGSVIVAFKEGEQKEKEGILQLRRTNSAKPSPLASSTTASSATSVCVCGQVPAGVGALQCDLCQDWFHGRCVSVPRLLSSPRPSPTSSPLLAWWEWDTKFLCPLCMRSRRPRLETILALLVALQRLPVRLPEGEALQCLTERAISWQGRARQALASEDVTALLGRLAELRQRLQAEPRPEEPPTYPSAPASDPLREGSGKDMPKVQGLLENGDSVTSPEKVAPGEGSVVGIQPGAASNPACPRNPPDLELLSSLLPQLTGPVLELPEATRAPLEELMLEGDLLEVTLDENHSIWQLLQAGQPPDMERIRTLLELEKAERHGSRARGRALERRRRRKVDRGGEGDDPAREELEPKRVRSSGPEAEEAQEEEELEEETGGEGPPQPLPTTGSPSTQENQNGLEPALGATSGPSAPFSTLTPRLHVPCPQQPPQQQL; from the exons GACTGGCAGCCACCCTTTGCTGTAGAAGTGGACAACTTCAGGTTTACTCCCCGAATCCAGAGGCTGAATGAACTAGAG CCGGAACCCACGGAAGAAGACATTGAAAAGAATCCGGAACTGAAGAAGCTACAGATCTATGGGGCAGGCCCCAAGATGATGGGCCTGGGCCTCATGGCCAAGGATAAGACTCTGCGGAAGAAAG ATAAGGAAGGGCCTGAGTGTCCCCCCACCGTAGTGGTGAAGGAGGAGTCAGGCGGGGATGTGAAGGTGGAGTCAACCTCACCTAAGACCTTCCTGGAGAGCAAGGAGGAGATGAgtcacagcccagagccctgcACCAAGATGACCATGAGACTGCGGAGGAACCACAGCAATGCCCAGTTT ATCGAGTCCTATGTTTGCCGGATGTGTTCCCGAGGGGATGAGGATGACAAGCTTCTGCTGTGTGATGGCTGTGATGACAACTACCACATCTTCTGCCTGCTGCCTCCTCTGCCTGAGATTCCCAAGGGTGTCTGGAGGTGCCCAAAGTGTGTCATGGCG GAGTGTAAGCGCCCCCCTGAAGCCTTTGGCTTTGAGCAGGCTACCCGGGAATACACTCTGCAGAGCTTTGGCGAGATGGCTGACTCCTTTAAAGCTGATTACTTCAACATGCCTGTGCAC ATGGTGCCCACAGAACTCGTGGAGAAGGAGTTCTGGCGGTTGGTAAACAGCATTGAGGAAGATGTGACTGTTGAGTATGGGGCTGACATCCATTCCAAAGAATTTGGTAGCGGTTTCCCCGTCAGTGACAGTAAGCGGCACCTAACCCCTGAGGAGGAG GAGTATGCTACCAGTGGTTGGAACCTGAATGTGATGCCAGTGTTGGAGCAGTCTGTACTATGCCACATCAATGCAGATATTTCTGGCATGAAGGTGCCCTGGCTCTATGTGGGCATGGTCTTTTCAGCCTTTTGCTGGCATATTGAGGATCACTGGAGTTACTCCATTAACTACCTCCATTG GGGTGAGCCGAAGACCTGGTATGGGGTACCCTCACTTGCAGCAGAACATTTGGAAGAGGTGATGAAGAAGCTGACACCTGAGCTCTTTGATAGCCAGCCTGACCTCCTGCACCAACTTGTCACCCTCATGAATCCCAATACCCTCATGTCCCATGGTGTGCCG GTTGTCCGTACAAACCAGTGTGCAGGAGAATTTGTCATTACCTTCCCTCGTGCTTACCACAGTGGCTTCAACCAAGGCTACAACTTTGCGGAGGCTGTCAACTTTTGCACTGCTGACTGG TTGCCAGCTGGGCGCCAATGCATTGAGCACTACCGCCGGCTCCGAAGATACTGCGTCTTCTCCCATGAGGAGCTCATCTGTAAGATGGCTGCCTGCCCAGAGAAGCTGGACCTGAACCTGGCCGCAGCTGTGCATAAGGAGATGTTCATCATGGTGCAGGAGGAACGGCGACTACGAAAGGCCCTGCTTGAAAAG GGCATCACGGAAGCTGAGCGAGAGGCTTTTGAGCTACTCCCAGATGACGAGCGCCAATGCATCAAGTGCAAGACCACATGCTTCCTGTCAGCTCTGGCCTGCTACGACTGCCCAGACGGGCTTGTCTGCCTTTCCCACATCAATGACCTCTGCAAGTGCTCCAGTAGCCGGCAGTACCTGCG GTATCGATACACCTTGGATGAGCTCCCTGCTATGCTGCATAAACTGAAGGTTCGGGCCGAGTCCTTTGACACCTGGGCCAACAAAGTTCGAGTGGCCCTGGAGGTGGAGGATGGGCGGAAGCGCA gCCTTGAAGAGCTGAGGGCACTAGAGTCTGAGGCCCGTGAACGGAGGTTTCCTAACAGTGAGCTGCTGCAGCAACTGAAGAACTGCCTGAGTGAGGCAGAGGCCTGCGTGTCCCGGGCTCTGGGACTAGTCAGCGGCCAGGAAGCCGG CCCCCACAGGGTGGCTGGTCTACAGATGACCCTGGCTGAGCTCCGGGCATTTCTGGACCAGATGAACAACCTGCCTTGTGCCATGCACCAGATTGGGGATGTCAAG GGTATTCTGGAACAGGTGGAGGCCTACCAGGCTGAGGCCCGTGAGGCCCTGGCCTCGCTGCCCTCCAGTCCAGGGCTACTGCAGTCCCTGTTGGAGAGGGGGCAGCTGCTAGGGGTGGAGGTGCCCGAGGCCCAGCAGCTCCAGCGGCAGGTGGAACAGGCACGATGGCTGGATGAGGTGAAGCGCACGCTGGCCCCCTCGGCCCGGAGGGGCACCCTGGCTGTCATGCGGGGACTTTTGGTCGCGGGTGCTAGCGTAGCCCCTAGCCCTGCTGTGGACAAAGCCCGGGCTGAGCTGCAGGAGCTGCTGACCATTGCTGAACGCTGGGAGGAGAAAGCCCACCTCTGCTTGGAGGCCAG GCAGAAGCATCCACCAGCCACACTCGAGGCCATAATCCATGAGGCAGAAAACATCCCTGTTCACCTGCCCAACATCCAGGCTCTCAAGGAGGCTCTTGCTAAGGCCCGGGCCTGGATTGCTGATGTGGATGAGATCCAA AATGGTGACCACTACCCCTGCTTGGATGACTTAGAGGGCCTGGTGGCCGTGGGCCGGGACCTACCTGTGGGCTTGGAGGAGTTGAGACAGCTAGAGCTGCAGGTACTGACTGCACACTCCTGGAGGGAGAAGGCATCCAAGACTTTCCTCAAGAGGAATTCCTGCTACACGCTGCTGGAG GTGCTCTGCCCGTGTGCAGACGCCGGCTCAGACAGCACCAAGCGCAGCCGGTGGATGGAGAAGGAGCTGGGGTTGTACAAATCTGACACGGAGCTGCTGGGACTGTCTGCACAGGacctcagggacccaggctctgtG ATCGTGGCCTTCAAGGAGGGggaacagaaggagaaggagggtaTCCTGCAGCTGCGTCGCACCAACTCCGCCAAGCCCAGTCCACTGGCATCATCGACCACAGCTTCCTCTGCAACCTCCGTCTGTGTGTGTGGGCAGGTGCCGGCCGGGGTGGGAGCTCTGCAGTGTGACCTGTGTCAGGACTGGTTCCATGGGCGATGTGTGTCGGTACCCCGCCTCCTCAGCTCCCCAAGGCCCAGTCCCACCTCGTCCCCGCTGCTGGCCTGGTGGGAGTGGGACACCAAATTCTTGTGTCCGCTGTGCATGCGCTCACGGCGCCCCCGCCTGGAGACCATCCTGGCACTGCTGGTAGCCCTGCAGAGACTGCCTGTGCGGCTGCCTGAGGGCGAGGCCCTGCAGTGTCTCACAGAGAGGGCCATCAGCTGGCAAGGCCGTGCCAGGCAGGCTTTGGCCTCTGAGGATGTGACTGCTCTGTTGGGACGGCTGGCCGAGCTTCGCCAGCGGCTGCAGGCTGAACCCAGGCCTGAGGAACCCCCTACCTACCCTTCAGCCCCTGCCTCTGACCCTCTCAGAGAAGGCAGTGGCAAGGATATGCCCAAG GTCCAGGGGTTGCTGGAGAACGGAGACAGTGTGACCAGTCCTGAGAAGGTAGCCCCCGGGGAGGGCTCAG TGGTGGGGATACAACCAGGAGCAGCCTCTAACCCAGCCTGTCCCCGCAACCCACCAGACCTGGAGCTGCTTTCCTCGCTGTTGCCACAGTTGACTGGCCCTGTGTTGGAGCTGCCTGAGGCAACTCGGGCCCCTCTAGAGGAGCTTATGTTAGAAGGGGACCTGCTTGAGGTGACCCTGGATGAAAACCACAGCATTTGGCAGCTATTGCAGGCTGGGCAGCCTCCAGACATGGAGCGGATCCGCACACTTCTAGAG CTGGAAAAGGCAGAGCGCCATGGGAGCCGGGCACGGGGCCGGGCGTTGGAGAGGCGGCGACGGCGGAAGGTGGATCGGGGTGGGGAGGGCGATGACCCAGCCCGAGAGGAGCTAGAGCCAAAGAGGGTACGGAGCTCAGGGCCAGAGGCTgaggaggcccaggaggaggaggagctggaggaggagactGGGGGTGAgggccccccccaacccctgcccaccACTGGCAGCCCCAGCACCCAGGAGAACCAGAATGGCTTGGAGCCGGCACTAGGGGCCACTTCAGGCCCCTCGGCCCCTTTCTCTACTCTGACTCCTAGGCTGCATGTGCCCTGCCCACAGCAGCCACCTCAGCAACAGTTGTGA
- the KDM5C gene encoding lysine-specific demethylase 5C isoform X21, translating into MEPGSDDFLPPPECPVFEPSWAEFRDPLGYIAKIRPIAEKSGICKIRPPADWQPPFAVEVDNFRFTPRIQRLNELEAQTRVKLNYLDQIAKFWEIQGSSLKIPNVERRILDLYSLSKIVVEEGGYEAICKDRRWARVAQRLNYPPGKNIGSLLRSHYERIVYPYEMYQSGANLVQCNTRPFDNEEKDKEYKPHSIPLRQSVQPSKFNSYGRRAKRLQPDPEPTEEDIEKNPELKKLQIYGAGPKMMGLGLMAKDKTLRKKDKEGPECPPTVVVKEESGGDVKVESTSPKTFLESKEEMSHSPEPCTKMTMRLRRNHSNAQFIESYVCRMCSRGDEDDKLLLCDGCDDNYHIFCLLPPLPEIPKGVWRCPKCVMAVVRTNQCAGEFVITFPRAYHSGFNQGYNFAEAVNFCTADWLPAGRQCIEHYRRLRRYCVFSHEELICKMAACPEKLDLNLAAAVHKEMFIMVQEERRLRKALLEKGITEAEREAFELLPDDERQCIKCKTTCFLSALACYDCPDGLVCLSHINDLCKCSSSRQYLRYRYTLDELPAMLHKLKVRAESFDTWANKVRVALEVEDGRKRSLEELRALESEARERRFPNSELLQQLKNCLSEAEACVSRALGLVSGQEAGPHRVAGLQMTLAELRAFLDQMNNLPCAMHQIGDVKGILEQVEAYQAEAREALASLPSSPGLLQSLLERGQLLGVEVPEAQQLQRQVEQARWLDEVKRTLAPSARRGTLAVMRGLLVAGASVAPSPAVDKARAELQELLTIAERWEEKAHLCLEARQKHPPATLEAIIHEAENIPVHLPNIQALKEALAKARAWIADVDEIQNGDHYPCLDDLEGLVAVGRDLPVGLEELRQLELQVLTAHSWREKASKTFLKRNSCYTLLEVLCPCADAGSDSTKRSRWMEKELGLYKSDTELLGLSAQDLRDPGSVIVAFKEGEQKEKEGILQLRRTNSAKPSPLASSTTASSATSVCVCGQVPAGVGALQCDLCQDWFHGRCVSVPRLLSSPRPSPTSSPLLAWWEWDTKFLCPLCMRSRRPRLETILALLVALQRLPVRLPEGEALQCLTERAISWQGRARQALASEDVTALLGRLAELRQRLQAEPRPEEPPTYPSAPASDPLREGSGKDMPKVQGLLENGDSVTSPEKVAPGEGSVVGIQPGAASNPACPRNPPDLELLSSLLPQLTGPVLELPEATRAPLEELMLEGDLLEVTLDENHSIWQLLQAGQPPDMERIRTLLELEKAERHGSRARGRALERRRRRKVDRGGEGDDPAREELEPKRVRSSGPEAEEAQEEEELEEETGGEGPPQPLPTTGSPSTQENQNGLEPALGATSGPSAPFSTLTPRLHVPCPQQPPQQQL; encoded by the exons GACTGGCAGCCACCCTTTGCTGTAGAAGTGGACAACTTCAGGTTTACTCCCCGAATCCAGAGGCTGAATGAACTAGAG GCCCAGACAAGAGTGAAGCTGAACTATTTGGACCAGATTGCCAAATTCTGGGAAATCCAGGGCTCCTCCTTAAAAATTCCCAATGTAGAACGGCGGATCTTGGACCTCTACAGCCTCAGCAAA ATCGTGGTGGAGGAAGGTGGCTATGAAGCCATCTGCAAAGACCGTCGGTGGGCCCGGGTGGCCCAGCGCCTCAACTACCCACCAGGCAAAAACATTGGTTCCCTGCTACGCTCCCACTATGAACGCATCGTTTACCCCTATGAGATGTACCAGTCTGGAGCCAACCTGGTG CAGTGCAACACACGTCCATTTGATAATGAGGAAAAGGACAAGGAATACAAACCCCACAGTATCCCCCTTCGACAGTCCGTGCAACCTTCCAAGTTCAATAGCTATGGCCGGCGGGCCAAGAGACTGCAGCCTGAT CCGGAACCCACGGAAGAAGACATTGAAAAGAATCCGGAACTGAAGAAGCTACAGATCTATGGGGCAGGCCCCAAGATGATGGGCCTGGGCCTCATGGCCAAGGATAAGACTCTGCGGAAGAAAG ATAAGGAAGGGCCTGAGTGTCCCCCCACCGTAGTGGTGAAGGAGGAGTCAGGCGGGGATGTGAAGGTGGAGTCAACCTCACCTAAGACCTTCCTGGAGAGCAAGGAGGAGATGAgtcacagcccagagccctgcACCAAGATGACCATGAGACTGCGGAGGAACCACAGCAATGCCCAGTTT ATCGAGTCCTATGTTTGCCGGATGTGTTCCCGAGGGGATGAGGATGACAAGCTTCTGCTGTGTGATGGCTGTGATGACAACTACCACATCTTCTGCCTGCTGCCTCCTCTGCCTGAGATTCCCAAGGGTGTCTGGAGGTGCCCAAAGTGTGTCATGGCG GTTGTCCGTACAAACCAGTGTGCAGGAGAATTTGTCATTACCTTCCCTCGTGCTTACCACAGTGGCTTCAACCAAGGCTACAACTTTGCGGAGGCTGTCAACTTTTGCACTGCTGACTGG TTGCCAGCTGGGCGCCAATGCATTGAGCACTACCGCCGGCTCCGAAGATACTGCGTCTTCTCCCATGAGGAGCTCATCTGTAAGATGGCTGCCTGCCCAGAGAAGCTGGACCTGAACCTGGCCGCAGCTGTGCATAAGGAGATGTTCATCATGGTGCAGGAGGAACGGCGACTACGAAAGGCCCTGCTTGAAAAG GGCATCACGGAAGCTGAGCGAGAGGCTTTTGAGCTACTCCCAGATGACGAGCGCCAATGCATCAAGTGCAAGACCACATGCTTCCTGTCAGCTCTGGCCTGCTACGACTGCCCAGACGGGCTTGTCTGCCTTTCCCACATCAATGACCTCTGCAAGTGCTCCAGTAGCCGGCAGTACCTGCG GTATCGATACACCTTGGATGAGCTCCCTGCTATGCTGCATAAACTGAAGGTTCGGGCCGAGTCCTTTGACACCTGGGCCAACAAAGTTCGAGTGGCCCTGGAGGTGGAGGATGGGCGGAAGCGCA gCCTTGAAGAGCTGAGGGCACTAGAGTCTGAGGCCCGTGAACGGAGGTTTCCTAACAGTGAGCTGCTGCAGCAACTGAAGAACTGCCTGAGTGAGGCAGAGGCCTGCGTGTCCCGGGCTCTGGGACTAGTCAGCGGCCAGGAAGCCGG CCCCCACAGGGTGGCTGGTCTACAGATGACCCTGGCTGAGCTCCGGGCATTTCTGGACCAGATGAACAACCTGCCTTGTGCCATGCACCAGATTGGGGATGTCAAG GGTATTCTGGAACAGGTGGAGGCCTACCAGGCTGAGGCCCGTGAGGCCCTGGCCTCGCTGCCCTCCAGTCCAGGGCTACTGCAGTCCCTGTTGGAGAGGGGGCAGCTGCTAGGGGTGGAGGTGCCCGAGGCCCAGCAGCTCCAGCGGCAGGTGGAACAGGCACGATGGCTGGATGAGGTGAAGCGCACGCTGGCCCCCTCGGCCCGGAGGGGCACCCTGGCTGTCATGCGGGGACTTTTGGTCGCGGGTGCTAGCGTAGCCCCTAGCCCTGCTGTGGACAAAGCCCGGGCTGAGCTGCAGGAGCTGCTGACCATTGCTGAACGCTGGGAGGAGAAAGCCCACCTCTGCTTGGAGGCCAG GCAGAAGCATCCACCAGCCACACTCGAGGCCATAATCCATGAGGCAGAAAACATCCCTGTTCACCTGCCCAACATCCAGGCTCTCAAGGAGGCTCTTGCTAAGGCCCGGGCCTGGATTGCTGATGTGGATGAGATCCAA AATGGTGACCACTACCCCTGCTTGGATGACTTAGAGGGCCTGGTGGCCGTGGGCCGGGACCTACCTGTGGGCTTGGAGGAGTTGAGACAGCTAGAGCTGCAGGTACTGACTGCACACTCCTGGAGGGAGAAGGCATCCAAGACTTTCCTCAAGAGGAATTCCTGCTACACGCTGCTGGAG GTGCTCTGCCCGTGTGCAGACGCCGGCTCAGACAGCACCAAGCGCAGCCGGTGGATGGAGAAGGAGCTGGGGTTGTACAAATCTGACACGGAGCTGCTGGGACTGTCTGCACAGGacctcagggacccaggctctgtG ATCGTGGCCTTCAAGGAGGGggaacagaaggagaaggagggtaTCCTGCAGCTGCGTCGCACCAACTCCGCCAAGCCCAGTCCACTGGCATCATCGACCACAGCTTCCTCTGCAACCTCCGTCTGTGTGTGTGGGCAGGTGCCGGCCGGGGTGGGAGCTCTGCAGTGTGACCTGTGTCAGGACTGGTTCCATGGGCGATGTGTGTCGGTACCCCGCCTCCTCAGCTCCCCAAGGCCCAGTCCCACCTCGTCCCCGCTGCTGGCCTGGTGGGAGTGGGACACCAAATTCTTGTGTCCGCTGTGCATGCGCTCACGGCGCCCCCGCCTGGAGACCATCCTGGCACTGCTGGTAGCCCTGCAGAGACTGCCTGTGCGGCTGCCTGAGGGCGAGGCCCTGCAGTGTCTCACAGAGAGGGCCATCAGCTGGCAAGGCCGTGCCAGGCAGGCTTTGGCCTCTGAGGATGTGACTGCTCTGTTGGGACGGCTGGCCGAGCTTCGCCAGCGGCTGCAGGCTGAACCCAGGCCTGAGGAACCCCCTACCTACCCTTCAGCCCCTGCCTCTGACCCTCTCAGAGAAGGCAGTGGCAAGGATATGCCCAAG GTCCAGGGGTTGCTGGAGAACGGAGACAGTGTGACCAGTCCTGAGAAGGTAGCCCCCGGGGAGGGCTCAG TGGTGGGGATACAACCAGGAGCAGCCTCTAACCCAGCCTGTCCCCGCAACCCACCAGACCTGGAGCTGCTTTCCTCGCTGTTGCCACAGTTGACTGGCCCTGTGTTGGAGCTGCCTGAGGCAACTCGGGCCCCTCTAGAGGAGCTTATGTTAGAAGGGGACCTGCTTGAGGTGACCCTGGATGAAAACCACAGCATTTGGCAGCTATTGCAGGCTGGGCAGCCTCCAGACATGGAGCGGATCCGCACACTTCTAGAG CTGGAAAAGGCAGAGCGCCATGGGAGCCGGGCACGGGGCCGGGCGTTGGAGAGGCGGCGACGGCGGAAGGTGGATCGGGGTGGGGAGGGCGATGACCCAGCCCGAGAGGAGCTAGAGCCAAAGAGGGTACGGAGCTCAGGGCCAGAGGCTgaggaggcccaggaggaggaggagctggaggaggagactGGGGGTGAgggccccccccaacccctgcccaccACTGGCAGCCCCAGCACCCAGGAGAACCAGAATGGCTTGGAGCCGGCACTAGGGGCCACTTCAGGCCCCTCGGCCCCTTTCTCTACTCTGACTCCTAGGCTGCATGTGCCCTGCCCACAGCAGCCACCTCAGCAACAGTTGTGA